The DNA region TGCCTTGTGGCGAGAGCGCCGCGCTGACCATGCTCAGCAGCGGGACGACCGAGTAGAGCGCGGCTCCCGCGATGAGGATGACTCCGGGCGCGCGTCGGCTCATGGTCTGTGCGGGCATGCCTACTTCTCCCGGAACAGGCGCTGGAGGGGCGCGATGACGGCGATCACGATCAGGCTGAGGACGACGGCGAGCGCGGACGCCGCGCCGAGGCGGCTGTCGTTGAAGGCGAGGTTGTAGACCGCGACGCCCGGGACCATCGTTTGCGTGCCAGGACCGCCTTGGGTGGAGAGGTACACGACGTCGAAACTGGCCAGCGCGGCGATGATCGTGATGGTGACGCAGACACCGATCTCGTTGCGCAGCCCGGGAAGGGTGACCGCACGGAACTGGCGGAGCGGTCCGGCACCGTCGATGCGCGCGGCCTCGTACAGGCTTCCGTCGATCCTGCCGATCCCGGCCAGCAGCAGCATCGTGCACAACCCGGTGGACAGCCAGGTGCCGATGAAGCCGACCGCGGTCAGCGACCAGGAGAAGTCGGCCAGCCAGGAACGGGCCAGTGAGCCGAGACCGACGGCGCGCAGCACCTGGTTGACCACGCCGTTGTCGGAGTACATCCACGTCCAGGCCACACCGGCGGCGGCGCCCGGGATGATCTGTGGCAGGAAGAGCAGCGTCCGCGCCACCGCACCGGTGAACCGGCCACGGAGGTCACGCAGGACGGACGCGGTGAGCAGCGCCAAGCCCACCGGCAGGACGGTGAAGAACAGGATCAGATAGAAGGCGTGTGCCAGGGAGGAAATCTGCTCGGGGTCGGTGAACACCTCGACGTAGTTGTCCAGACCGACCCACGTGGAGGCTCCGACGCCGTCCCAGTCGTAGAAGGAGTACTGGATCGACATCAGTACCGGGCGGAAGCTGAAGACGCCGTAGAAGGCCAGTGCCGGCAGGGCGAAGAGCCAGCCCGTCCACCGCGTGCCCCGGAACGGGCGCCGGATTCTGGCGGCGGTGACCTTTTCCCGGCTGCCGGCGTTCCGGTTTCCGACGGGGAGGAGGTCGTGTGGTTTCGCCGGTTGCATGGTCGTCATTTGCCACTCTTGAGGGCGTCGGCGTAGGTAGCCTGAAGGGTCTTGACCATCGCGGCCGGCTCGACCTTGCCGGACATCAGCAGCTGGAGCTGCTGGGTGAGCTTCGTGTCGACGGCGGGTGCGGAGTTCTGCAGCCAGCTGTCGAAACCGTTGTCGGCGGCGATGGCCGCGTAACCGGTCTGGATCTGGTCGGTCAGATTCGCCGACAGTGACGGCGCCGGTTTGCCTGCCGGGCCAGACAGGAGCGCGGCATATCCGTTGCCGACCGCGACCTTCGCCGCTTCCGGCGTGGTGAGGAAGTCCAGGAACAAGGCGGCGGCGTCCTTCTGCTTGCTACGGGCGGCGATGGAGAACGCGAGCGTGTTGCTGGTCATCCCGGCGTACTTCCCGCCCATGTCGGCCGGTGGCATCGGGAACACCCCGTACCTGCCCTCGAAGTTCTTGTCGAGGGTCTGCACGATCCAGCTGCCCTGGAAGAAGAACAGGCCCTTGCCGCCGGTGAACCTGCCGTACGACGCCTCCTGGTTGAGGGCGTTGACGTCGGCATCGAAGTATCCGGCCCGGACCCACTTCCGCAGGGTCTCCGTGGCTTTCACCGCCGCCGGGGAATCCAGGGTGGCGCCCGGTTTGTGGTGCACGAGGTCGCTGAGCGCCTGGGCACCGAGGTAGTCGCCGAGCAGCAGGTTGTACAGGTGGCCGACGAGACCGTCCTGATTGGAGGCGACGATCGGGGTGATCCCGGCGTTCTTCGCCTTGTCCAAAAGGGTTTCGAGTTCGCCGATGCTCGACGGCGGGGCCGTCATGCCGATCCGGGCGGCCAGGTCCCTGTTGTAGAAGACGCCGGTCAGCGGTCCGGCCGAGCCACCGGCCTGGTACAGCGGACCGGAGCCGATCACCCCGTTCGACACCCGGCCGGGGGCCAGTGCGGATGCGGGGACCTTCTCGCTCCAGCCGTAGGCCTTGTCGTAGGCGTCGAGATCGGTGAGCAGATTGTCCTTGACACCGCCGAGGAGGTCGTAGGGCTGCACGATGTCCGGCGGCGAGTCGGAGGCGAGCAACCTCGGCAGCACGGTGTTGAAGTTGGTGTCCGCCTCGACCCGCAGCTTCACCGTGATCTTCGGGTACTTGGCGTGGAAGGCGTCGGCCAGGCCCTGCTCGTAGGCCTGGAGCCCGGCAGCGGAGAACAGCGTCAGCGTCGCCGGGGTGTCGCCGGCAGCGGTGTTCACCACCGTCGGCGTCGCGTCGGCCGGTGTGCCGGCACCCGAGCCGGGCGCGCCGCACGACGCCAACGCGACCAGCGCGGTGGCCGCCACGGCCATCAGCGATCCACGCACGCGCCGGACGGCGGTGCCCGGCTGGGCCGGGGACGGGTGCTCCAGCATGATGCCTCCTCGCATCCTGCGGCTGCCGTTCACGCTCGGCAGACGAAGTCTCTGCGTGCTTCCCGGCGACCACGAGACCTGGGCGGCCAGCTCATCGGAAGCGTTTCCGTTGCTGAAACAGTGGGCGCCATCACCAAGCCTGTCAAGTAACGAACGCGTAACGCGCACGCTACATGGACTTACGATGAAGTCGTCTCACCTACCCATTCGCACGAGAAGTAAGCAGCTCGCTCGCCCGTGCATCAAAATGGAAACGCTTCCGATAGTGGGTTAACCTTCCGGACATGGCGCAGAACCTCGCGAAGATCAACATGGCGGACGTGGCCCGCGCGGCCGGCGTCTCGATGGCCACCGCGTCCCGGGCACTCAACAACGAGAGCGGCGTCGCGGAAGCGACCCGGCGCCGCGTTCTCGCGATCGCGGAAGAACTGTCCTACGTCGTGTCGCCCGAGGCGTCGCGCCTGGCCGGCGGCGCCACCGGCCGGGTCGCGGTGGTCGTCCCGCACCTCTCCCGCTGGTACTTCGGCGCACTCCTCGAGGGCTTGGAATCGGTGCTGCGCGCCGCCGACCTGGACGTGCTGCTGTACCACGTCGGCGGTATCGACGACCGCCACGACTTCTTCCACCGCCTGCCCGCCAGGCGCAAGGTCGACGCCGTCGTCGTCCTTGCCTTCCCTGTCGAAGAAGAAGAACAACGCCGGCTGTCACTCATGGGCGTCACCATCATCGCCGCGGGCGGGCAGCACGCGCCGTACCCGAACGTGTCCATCGACGACGAGACCGCCGGCCGCCAGGCCATGGACCACCTGCTTTTCCTGGGACACCGCCGCATCGCCATGATCGCCGCGGTCGACCCCGACCAACCGGACGACGAGCAACCCTCCGGCCGCTCCAACGCCTATCACGCGGCCTTGCGCGAGGCGGGGATCCCGTTCGACGAGCGTCTCGTCGTCACCGTCGACTGGGGTGGCGCCGAAGGAGCGGACGCGATGGCGAAGCTGCTCAGCCAGCCTCAGCCCCCCACCGCCGTCTACGCCCACTCCGACGAGGTCGCCCTCGGCGCCGTCCGTACCCTGCGCCGCTCCGGGCTGCGCGTCCCCGACGACATCTCCGTGATCGGCATCGACGACCATCCCCTGGCCGAACTGACCGACCTCACCACCGTCCGCCAGCCCGTCCGGCAGCAGGGCGAACTCGCCGGACGGATGCTCATGGACATCCTCCGCGGCGACCGGACGGACCACGACGTCGTGGTACCGACCCAGCTCGTCATCCGCGGCAGCACGGCACCGCCACGCACCTGAGCGGCTCGCCGCAGTACCGGTCTAGAGTGAACACATGGCGCGGGTGACCTTACGGGACGTGGCCGCGCGCGCGGGGGTGTCCCGAGCGACGGCATCACTCGTCCTGCGAGGAACCGGACGGGTCTCGGACGAGACACGGCAACGCGTCATGGACACCATGGCCGAGCTGGGCTACGTCTACGACCGTGTCGCCGCGTCGTTACGCACTCAGCGCGCACCCTTCGTCGGCGTGGTGATCACCAACATCACGAACCCCTTCTTCGGCGAACTCTTCAAGGGACTGGAAGCGGCACTGCTGGAATCCGGGTTCATGCCCTTGGTCGCCAGCACGAGCGACGATCCGAAGCGGCAGGACGAAGTGCTCACCATGCTGCGGGAGCACCAGGTCGCCGGACTGGCCGTCGTACCCGCCACCGGCTCCGACTCGGTGCTGCTGGATCGATTGACCACCTGGGGCATCGGCCACATCCTGATGACCAGATACCTCAAGGACGGGCACGCGACCTACATCGGCGCGGACGACGTGCGCGGCGGGCAACTCGCCGGTGAACACCTCGTCGGACACGGCTGCCGCAAGCTCGCCTACATCGGCGGTCCCGTGACGATGGTGTCACGGCACGACAGGCTCACCGGATTACGTCAGGCAGCGGCCGACGCCGGGCTGCACGAGGCGGACGTGATCGACCTGCCGGGTGAGACCAGCGGCCCGGGCGGCCTCTCATTGGGGCGACGGCTGCTCGAACTCGACGAACTCCCGGACGGAATCCTGTGCCACAGCGACAATGTCGCCTTCGGCCTGTCCCGGGCGCTCCATGACCAAGGAATGGCCGACCTGCCGGTCATCGGGTACGACAACATCAGCAGCGCCGCGTTGTGGCAACCACCGCTGACCACGGTGGACACGCACGCCCACGCACTGGGCCGTCAGGCAGCCGAGATTCTGCTCCAGCGCATGGAACTGCCGGCCGCTCCGTCAGTGGTGACCTGGACACAACCCGAACTCGTCGTGCGCCGGTCATGCGGATGCCACAAGCCCTCTTGACAGCGCCACCCGAGCTGTCTGTAATAGTGCGCACATCTGCTAGATCGATCTATCACCACCGTCAGTGATCGATAGATCGATCTACCAATCGATTGTCCGACTGTTCGTGCTCGCGGACGGTCGCCCTGCAAAGGAGCAGTCATATGCCTCGTCGGGCGCTCAGCTCCGCCATCGCAGCGCTCGCCCTGGTCCTGTCGATGGCCGGATGCGGGCTCAGCACCACGGCGGCGAACGATTCCGTGACCATCTACGCCTCCCGGCCCAAGAACATCGCCGATCGGGTGGTCGCTCGGTTCGAGGCGGCGAATCCGCAATACAAAGGCAAGGTCAAGATGCTGACGATGGGCGCTCAGGAGGTTCTCGAGCGGGTCCGGGCCGAGGCCGGCCGCCCCCAGGCCGACATCTGGTGGGGCGGCACGTCGCAACAGTTCGAACAAGGTGTCGCGGCGGGCCTTCTGGCACCGATGCCCTCGGCCGCGGCTCGGCGAGTGCCCTTGGCGTACCACGGGCGGAACGATCTGTGGCTCGGCGAAATGCGGATGGCGCAGGTCATTTTCTACAACCGGGACATGCTGACCCCCGAGCAGGCGCCGAAGGACTGGGACGACCTCGTGACTCCCGCTTTCCGGGACAAGGTCCTGATCCGTGACGTCGCGGCCTCCGGCACCATGCGCAGTGCCTTTTCAGCGATGGTCGATCGGAGCTTCGCCCGCACGGGCAGCCCGGAGCAGGGCTACGAGTGGTTGCGGGCGCTCGACGCCAACACCAAGGAGTACGTGCCGAATCCATCCGATCTCTATCTGCGGGTACAACGGCGCGAAGCACCGGTCAGCGTATGGAATCTGCAGGACATCCTGGTCCAGCAGAAAAAAGGAGCTCCGTTCACCCCGGTGATACCGGCCTCGGGGGCGCCCATCCTGATTGACGGGGTCGGGAAGGTCAAAGGGGGCCCGAACGGTGCCGCCGCCGACGCCTTCGTCGATTTCCTGTTCCAGGAACCGATCCAGCAGGAACTCGCCGAGACCTCGTTCCAGATCCCGACACTGCGCCTCTCACGCGAGCCCGCCTGGCTCACCGCGATCGGCTTGAAGGAGATGCCGGTCGATTGGGCGACGGTGAACCAGCGAGAGCACGAATGGATCACCTACTGGAGCGAACACATCAAAGGACACCGGCGCTGAATGAGTTCCCCTTGTCAACCCGTTTCGGATCTATCACGGAGCTGTGAATGATTCCCGTCAGGCTCGACCAGGTCAGCAAGACCTACGCGAACAACACCCCCGCCGTGAGCATGGATGTCACCATCGAGAAGGGGGAGTTCTTCACTCTCCTCGGCCCATCCGGCTGCGGAAAGTCGACGATGCTCCGAACGATCGCGGGATTCGTCCAGCCGACCACCGGACGCGTTTACTTCGGCGAGCGCGATGTGACGCGCACTCCCCCACATCGCCGCGACACCGGGATGGTCTTCCAGAACTACGCGCTCTTCCCGCATCTGACCGTCGCTCAGAACGTGGCGTACGGCCTGACTGTCCGTAAGGTCACCAAGGCCGCGCGGGAATCCCGCGTCGAGCGCGCGCTGGATCAGGTCGGCCTCACCGGCTATGGAACACGCCGCATCGATCAGCTTTCCGGCGGCCAGCAGCAACGTGTCGCACTGGCCCGCGCGGTCGTGATCGAACCCGCCGTGCTGCTGCTGGACGAACCGCTGTCGAATCTCGACGCGAAGCTGCGAGAGGAGACCCGCGCCCAGATCCGCGAAGTCCAGCGGAATGCCGGAATCACCGCCGTGTATGTCACCCACGACCAGTCCGAAGCGATGGCGATGAGCGACCGGATCGCGGTCCTCGAAGGCGGGAAGGTCCACCAGGTCGGCACGCCGAGGGAGATCTACCACCAGCCCGAGACCGCGTTCGTCGCCAAATTCATCGGCCGTAGCAACGTATTGCCCGCGGAGCTCGGCGCGGTCGGCGCCGAGCGCACCACCGTGGTGCTGCCGGGCGGGATCAAGCTGGCGGTGCGGACGCCAGGGAACAAGCCGATCCATGGGACAAGCGTCGGCGTGTCCCTGCGCCCGGAAGCGCTGGCCTTCTGCGACCCGGCCGACGGGTTGCTGCGAGGCACGCTGACCAGTGAGGAGTTCACCGGCGCGACCAGTTCCTACGACGTCGCCGTCGGCGACCTCACCGTCACCGTCACCGGCGACGCACAGCGGGGCGGCCCGCGACAAGGAGACACTGTCGGCCTCACCACCGACCCGGAACGCGCCTGGCTGGTGTCACTGTGAGCACTCAAACCCTCGAGCCCGCCCCCGAATCGACGTCGTCGTCCGCCCGAAGGCGGCTGTCGGCCCGCGCCACGAGCAGCGACCGGTTCATCTACTTCCTCGCCGCCCCGGTCCTGTTCGTATTGCTGTTGTTCGTCGTCGTCCCGATGGGACAGACAATGCTCGCCAGCGTCGACGGCGGCGCCGCCGACAATTACGCGAGCTTTCTCGATGGCGCGTCAGGCGAGGCGCTGCTGCTGTCGGTCGGCACCTCGCTCGCCTCGGTACTGTCCTGTGGGCTGGTGGGTACCGTCCTCGCGATCCTGCTCGCTCGCTTCGACTTCCCCGGCAGACGGGTTCTCGAAGTCGTCGCCGTT from Amycolatopsis sp. EV170708-02-1 includes:
- a CDS encoding LacI family DNA-binding transcriptional regulator — translated: MARVTLRDVAARAGVSRATASLVLRGTGRVSDETRQRVMDTMAELGYVYDRVAASLRTQRAPFVGVVITNITNPFFGELFKGLEAALLESGFMPLVASTSDDPKRQDEVLTMLREHQVAGLAVVPATGSDSVLLDRLTTWGIGHILMTRYLKDGHATYIGADDVRGGQLAGEHLVGHGCRKLAYIGGPVTMVSRHDRLTGLRQAAADAGLHEADVIDLPGETSGPGGLSLGRRLLELDELPDGILCHSDNVAFGLSRALHDQGMADLPVIGYDNISSAALWQPPLTTVDTHAHALGRQAAEILLQRMELPAAPSVVTWTQPELVVRRSCGCHKPS
- a CDS encoding LacI family DNA-binding transcriptional regulator, giving the protein MAQNLAKINMADVARAAGVSMATASRALNNESGVAEATRRRVLAIAEELSYVVSPEASRLAGGATGRVAVVVPHLSRWYFGALLEGLESVLRAADLDVLLYHVGGIDDRHDFFHRLPARRKVDAVVVLAFPVEEEEQRRLSLMGVTIIAAGGQHAPYPNVSIDDETAGRQAMDHLLFLGHRRIAMIAAVDPDQPDDEQPSGRSNAYHAALREAGIPFDERLVVTVDWGGAEGADAMAKLLSQPQPPTAVYAHSDEVALGAVRTLRRSGLRVPDDISVIGIDDHPLAELTDLTTVRQPVRQQGELAGRMLMDILRGDRTDHDVVVPTQLVIRGSTAPPRT
- a CDS encoding ABC transporter substrate-binding protein, whose product is MLEHPSPAQPGTAVRRVRGSLMAVAATALVALASCGAPGSGAGTPADATPTVVNTAAGDTPATLTLFSAAGLQAYEQGLADAFHAKYPKITVKLRVEADTNFNTVLPRLLASDSPPDIVQPYDLLGGVKDNLLTDLDAYDKAYGWSEKVPASALAPGRVSNGVIGSGPLYQAGGSAGPLTGVFYNRDLAARIGMTAPPSSIGELETLLDKAKNAGITPIVASNQDGLVGHLYNLLLGDYLGAQALSDLVHHKPGATLDSPAAVKATETLRKWVRAGYFDADVNALNQEASYGRFTGGKGLFFFQGSWIVQTLDKNFEGRYGVFPMPPADMGGKYAGMTSNTLAFSIAARSKQKDAAALFLDFLTTPEAAKVAVGNGYAALLSGPAGKPAPSLSANLTDQIQTGYAAIAADNGFDSWLQNSAPAVDTKLTQQLQLLMSGKVEPAAMVKTLQATYADALKSGK
- a CDS encoding ABC transporter ATP-binding protein, coding for MIPVRLDQVSKTYANNTPAVSMDVTIEKGEFFTLLGPSGCGKSTMLRTIAGFVQPTTGRVYFGERDVTRTPPHRRDTGMVFQNYALFPHLTVAQNVAYGLTVRKVTKAARESRVERALDQVGLTGYGTRRIDQLSGGQQQRVALARAVVIEPAVLLLDEPLSNLDAKLREETRAQIREVQRNAGITAVYVTHDQSEAMAMSDRIAVLEGGKVHQVGTPREIYHQPETAFVAKFIGRSNVLPAELGAVGAERTTVVLPGGIKLAVRTPGNKPIHGTSVGVSLRPEALAFCDPADGLLRGTLTSEEFTGATSSYDVAVGDLTVTVTGDAQRGGPRQGDTVGLTTDPERAWLVSL
- a CDS encoding extracellular solute-binding protein, whose translation is MTIYASRPKNIADRVVARFEAANPQYKGKVKMLTMGAQEVLERVRAEAGRPQADIWWGGTSQQFEQGVAAGLLAPMPSAAARRVPLAYHGRNDLWLGEMRMAQVIFYNRDMLTPEQAPKDWDDLVTPAFRDKVLIRDVAASGTMRSAFSAMVDRSFARTGSPEQGYEWLRALDANTKEYVPNPSDLYLRVQRREAPVSVWNLQDILVQQKKGAPFTPVIPASGAPILIDGVGKVKGGPNGAAADAFVDFLFQEPIQQELAETSFQIPTLRLSREPAWLTAIGLKEMPVDWATVNQREHEWITYWSEHIKGHRR
- a CDS encoding carbohydrate ABC transporter permease encodes the protein MTTMQPAKPHDLLPVGNRNAGSREKVTAARIRRPFRGTRWTGWLFALPALAFYGVFSFRPVLMSIQYSFYDWDGVGASTWVGLDNYVEVFTDPEQISSLAHAFYLILFFTVLPVGLALLTASVLRDLRGRFTGAVARTLLFLPQIIPGAAAGVAWTWMYSDNGVVNQVLRAVGLGSLARSWLADFSWSLTAVGFIGTWLSTGLCTMLLLAGIGRIDGSLYEAARIDGAGPLRQFRAVTLPGLRNEIGVCVTITIIAALASFDVVYLSTQGGPGTQTMVPGVAVYNLAFNDSRLGAASALAVVLSLIVIAVIAPLQRLFREK